In one Dermacentor albipictus isolate Rhodes 1998 colony chromosome 4, USDA_Dalb.pri_finalv2, whole genome shotgun sequence genomic region, the following are encoded:
- the LOC135914023 gene encoding uncharacterized protein — MPKRMPSHSVDGKAFIWKMMVAVGLASLEAHALSTRPAGSSSPLDEVIKGKIPLFRLDNHNGGVMPGQSSSYTCFAATRLPNSINWNVTGVQAFDKQHFEIYYSPMATMAAESKNVFTRYSTLTIKKMAANVLEIMVRCVVEQHDSKNHVTATRVTLSTLSKVSKGSGSPLHVTYGQPCQRRTYNCVPEHASCDMSRAGPICLCDNGYRYLDQSRTCVALREHNSPCMLDHPCALVVDKCDGRCHCRASFQQDGAGCRVNVTLNSGCDEYRLCPDGAHCVNNVCACRPGYVPWGYGCLRRFLSGDGMRKVHSVIRFTLTVVFTIAMLFLGVWLYHHAHSPSLMRERSVANWEYMPKMDQT; from the exons ATGCCGAAGAGAATGCCATCACACAGCGTTGACGGCAAAGCGTTCATTTGGAAGATGATGGTTGCGGTCGGCCTAGCATCGCTAGAGGCGCATGCGCTGTCAACTCGGCCAGCGGGAAGCTCGAGCCCGCTGGACGAAGTGATCAAAGGCAAAATCCCGCTGTTCCGCCTGGACAACCACAACGGTGGCGTCATGCCGGGTCAGTCTTCGAGCTACACGTGCTTCGCGGCCACGCGTTTGCCGAACAGCATCAACTGGAATGTAACCGGTGTCCAGGCCTTTGACAAGCAGCACTTCGAGATCTACTACAGCCCGATGGCCACCATGGCCGCAGAATCCAAGAACGTGTTCACCCGGTACAGCACGCTCACCATCAAGAAGATGGCGGCAAATGTACTT GAGATCATGGTGCGCTGCGTCGTCGAGCAGCACGACTCGAAGAACCATGTCACCGCCACGCGTGTCACACTGAGCACGCTGTCGAAGGTGTCCAAAGGCAGCGGTAGCCCCCTACACGTGACGTACGGGCAGCCCTGTCAGCGACGCACCTACAACTGCGTGCCCGAGCATGCCAGCTGCGACATGAGCCGCGCAGGGCCCATCTGCCTCTGCGACAATGGCTACAGATACCTCGACCAG TCACGGACGTGCGTGGCACTCCGGGAGCACAATTCACCTTGCATGCTGGACCACCCCTGCGCCCTAGTGGTGGACAAGTGCGACGGCCGTTGCCACTGCCGCGCGTCCTTCCAGCAGGACGGCGCCGGCTGCCGTGTTAACGTGACGCTGAACAGTGGCTGCGACGAGTACCGTCTTTGCCCCGACGGAGCGCACTGCGTGAACAACGTTTGCGCTTGCAG GCCGGGGTATGTCCCCTGGGGCTACGGCTGCTTGCGGAGGTTCCTGTCGGGTGACGGTATGCGCAAGGTTCACTCGGTGATCCGGTTCACCCTGACTGTCGTGTTCACCATCGCCATGCTGTTTCTCGGCGTCTGGCTCTACCACCACGCGCACAGCCCTTCGCTCATGCGAGAGCGCTCGGTCGCCAACTGGGAGTACATGCCCAAGATGGACCAGACATGA